The genome window CATGGCGGCCATGATCACACCTGAAGAACTGGTAAAAATCAAAAACGAATATCCAGGAGCTGCAGTAGTGACCTATGTGAATACCAGTGCAGCAGTGAAGGCAGAATCAGATATCTGCTGTACATCCTCTAATGCTGTCCAGATAGTGAACAGCCTGGATGAGGATGTGGTGATATTCACACCTGACAAGAACCTTGCCCTTTATGCGGCGCGCTACACTGATAAGACGATCATACCCTGGGACGGGTACTGCCCCACACACCACCAGATACTTTCAGGAGATGTATTGCTGTTGAAAGAACAACATCCGGATGCAGAGATCATAGTGCATCCTGAATGCAAACCCGATGTGATCGACATTGCAGACGCGGTATTAAGCACAGGTGGAATGGTGGATCATGTAAAAGAGTCCAGATATAAAGAATTTATCATAGGTACCGAAGTGGGTATGCTGCACAGGCTGAGAAAGGATAATCCGGATAAGATATTCTATCCGGTATCAGAGTATGCCGTATGCCCGAATATGAAGATGAACAGCCTGGAAAATATCATTACTGCACTGGAAGAGAACAAACATGTCGTTACTGTGCCCGCGCATGTGCGGATGAAGGCGAAAAAAGCGCTTGACCGCATGCTTGAGGCCGGACGTGGCGACTGATGCCGTCCAATTCTTTTCGTACCTTTGTTGAGCTGATCAGGTGGGCCAATTGTGCCATGGCAGGTATTGCAGCCCTGGTAGGCACACTGATAGCCTTCCTGGCATTGCCTGATTCCATGCAGGTGCAGCTTGTATATGAGCCGGTATTGGTTTTTTCTGTTGTGTTCCTTATCACCGGGGCAGGCAATGCAATAAATGATTATTTTGACCACGAGATCGACAGGATAAACCGCCCCAGTCGCCCCATTCCATCAGGAAGGGTAAACAGGAAGACAGCGTTGTACTTTTCATTGCTCCTTTTCGGGATAGGTATCGTACTGTCATACTGGCTGGGACCTGTATGCCTGTTACTGGCCGGATTCAATTCCTTAATGCTGTTCCTGTATGCCAGTACCCTGAAACGCATGGCACTGGCAGGTAATATAGTCGTGGGATACCTCACAGGTTCCACATTCCTGTTCGGGGGTGCACTGGAAATATTTGACGGTACAGGTATCCAGTCGACCATGATATTGTTCCTGCTGGCGGTCCTGGCTACTATGGCCAGGGAGATTGTGAAGGACATACAGGATATTGAAGGGGACAGTAGGGCCAAAGCCAGGACACTTCCCATTGTTATAGGTAAGATGAAAGCTTCACGTCTGGCGGCTGTACTGGGAATAACAGGAATTGTACTGAGCCCGATGCCCCTGGTCTTTAATGTGAACAATGCATTCGGCGCATCTTACATGGCTGTGATCTTTGTGGCAGATATACTTTTTTTGGTCTCAATTAACGAAATTCTACTGAGGGATAATGCAGAAAAAGCTTCAAAATTGCTAAAGATGGCTATGTTCGTGGCTTTAATAGCTTTTATAGTCGGTACAGTAATATGAAGCTGAATTTAAGGTGTTCAGATTAGTTTGTCGGGATAATCAAAACATAATTTTTAAATAGGCGTATCTATAAGATATATTCATATTTTACCTATGGTTTAATATTATATTTAAGGAGGAAATAAAATATGAATGATAAACTCTTACCAACAGCAGCAGTTGAACGCGTGATCAGGGCAGCGGGTGCACACAGGGTCAGTGCCACAGCTAGTGAAGAACTGGCAAAACTTCTTGAAGAATATGGCATTGAAATAGCAACCAGGGCCAACAGGCTGGCAATCCATGCCAAGAGAACCACGGTCAAGGGTGAGGATATTCTTGAAGCGCTAGAACAGATGGAGTGACTTTGGAAAAGATCAGATTAATCTGTTGATCTTTTTTGAAACATCATCCATCCGGGTTATTGCAAGGTCCATATCAGTACCAGGTTTCATCAGAACAAGGAACAACGCATTCTTATCAATCTTCTTAAAGGGCGATAATACCGTCTTTAGTGAATGTTAAGTTATGATCATACCCATTGAAACCAAGACGTTCGGAATGGTTCCGGGTATGGTTATGCACTATCGATGAAACTGCATGAGCCATGTTCGCATTGATATTACTACCAAAATGACTTGATATTCCAAAGTCCATTTGAATAAGAAATATCTGTATCCAATACTCCTTCTACTTTTAAGCTATTATAAATATTTCAGTGGATTGTCTAAATTAATCTATTATTATGACTGTAATAAATAAATTCCGGGAACGAGATATTATTTCACTTATCACTGAATTGCTTGAAGCTAAATCAAAAACCGGATCGATCCACCGTCCGGTGGTAGGACCGGGAAATGATGACTGTGCGGTCATCGATATAGGTGATTCAGGACTTCTGGTAGCTACAACTGATATGCTCCACAAGAAGGCCGATTTTCCTTTAGGAATGACACCGTACCAGATGGGATGGATGAGTATTGCAGTAAACCTGAGTGACATTGCGGCCATGGGGGCCAGGCCTATAGGTATCATGACAGCACTTGGACTGCCCTCTGGATTGGAAGTGAATTTTGTTAAGGAACTGGTGAGCGGGATGAGTGATTGTGCCTGCAGGTATGGTACACAAATTATTGGCGGGGACGTTGACAGGCACGATGAACTTACCATAGTGGGGTCTGCGCTGGGAATGGTTGATGCAGGACAACTGGTTATGAGGAAAGGAGCCAAACCCGGTGATCTGGTCTGCGTGACCGGTGAGTTAGGCACTGCCGGGGCCGCACTTGAGGCATTACAACAGGGAAGGGAACTTGACCCGGAAGTACTGGAAAAATTCTACATGCCAGTGCCCAGGATAGCAGAAGGTATGGCTTTGGCAGGTTCGGGCTGCCTGACATCTATGATGGATATCAGTGACGGGCTGGCACTGTCCGTGCACGACCTTGCCGCTGCCAGTGGTGTGGGGTTCCATATAAAAGCAAGTGATATACCGGTGCACAGGTCTGTGCGTTATATGGCTCCAGTTGGGGACATGGTCGTTAATGATAAGGTCGTCGACGATAAAGTCGTTGAGGTCATTGGTGATATGGTCATTGAAAATAAGGTCATTGATGACAAGGTTTTTGAATGGAGTGTATACACAGGCGGCGATTTTGAACTGCTGTTCACCCTCAATACTGACTGCCTGGAAAAGGCAGAGAAAGTTGCTCAATTCAGAGTCATAGGTAAAGTTACCGCCAGCAGTATAACCATTGAGCATAACGGGCACATTGCGGATATGGAGCCCAGGGGATTTCAGCAGTTCGGGGATAAAGTTTAATTATCTCCAATCAAAGGTTGATATCATGATAATATGCCCTAACTGCGGCGGTCCTGACTGTATAAGACCGGCTGAAGATGTGCTTGATTCTATTTACCGGATGTATATGGCCTGCCCGGGATGTCCGCCTGAACCCGGATGGGACAAGCAGGTCCCACTGGCGGCTCTACTGCACGGGGATACTGTTGATGAGAATACGTTGTTGTGCAGTTCATGCAAGCGCCGTGCCCTGGATGGAGTGATGGGGCATGTGCTTGCTGTTATGCTTAAACACGGGGACAGGGAAGATGGTGCAGGACTGGCACTGGTCGGGACCCCGCTAATCTCCTGTGGTTTTCCAATTATGTATCCTCCCAGACTGGGTCAGGGAGACTTGGTACTTATAGCAGATAATGTGCACCCAGATACGGCAAAAGATATTGTGGACAGGGTGCCTGAGGTCAGGGGGGTCGTGCTAAGGGTGGGTGACCAGGCACAAAGCGTGGGGATACTTGATCCTGATTCCCGGCCCCATGAATATACACTGCTTGCAGGTTGCGACATGAGATGCGATGTGGCACAGACCGCACTGGGAGAACTGGTGATATATAAGAGCCAGAGCAGGATCCATATCGAGTTTCCCCGGGAGAGCGGACACAAGATGGATGTGCTTGGGAAGCTGGACATGGAGGGGCTGCTGGCTGGCAGGGTGGTAGTGGACGGCATGTGTGGTCCGGGCACTCTGGGCCTGATGGCAGTGCTGATGGGTGCAAATAAAGTGATATTGAACGATGCCTGGCGCCCGGCTATTGAGAATGTGCTGCTAAACCTTGAAGTTAATAGAGAGCTGCTGGATGTGGAAGTTGAACGATTGATCCCTACTGGTGATATACCACTTATCGGGGATGAAACAGTACTTGTGGCAAAGGCGATCCGGGGCAGTAACACCATAGCAGAGGTTTATTTCGGTGATATCAGGCGGCTTGCTGGTGTGGTGGATGATTGTGATGTTTGCCTGATTGATACGTTCCCTACTGCAGACCCGTCGGAGTATGTTAAAATATGGAACGATAAAGTTTCTTGTGGAAAAGTTATAGTAATATAGAATTATTCAAAATTAAATGATTTTATCAATAAATAAATACAATTGAATTATTGAGATATTTTTTTAACGCATAGGAAATTATAAACACATTTCGACATAGATATAAGTAATTTTCTTAATTCCAATCAAATCTTTTGACAGGATTTACAGGATATACAGGATTGGATTGGATCGTATCCTGTCAATCCTGATTATTCTGTCTGAAATTTCCATTTTATTGTAGAAAAAGATTGAATTGCATACGATCCATGAAACCGCATGCAATCACCGTTTATTTAAATTATCGTCTTCACATCTGTCATCGCCATTTCACTCGTCTTCATTCTTCATATTACTCTTAATAGCCATCAGTCAGGGTTTCCATGAAGGCGACAATAGCATCCTCTTGACCATCAGTCAGCCCAAGGTCTCCTAATTCATCAGTATTTACGTTCTCGCCCACTTCAGGTGCTGGCCACACCTCTCCAGGAACATCTCTGGTGTTGTAGAAATGCACCACTTCCTTAAGAGTCGTGAATGCACCATTGTGCATGTACGGTGATGTGATCGCGACGTTTCTCAAGGTCGGAACTTTCACCTTCC of ANME-2 cluster archaeon contains these proteins:
- the nadA gene encoding quinolinate synthase NadA, which codes for MSQQNKDELITKIHELKESRNAVILAHNYQRGEIQDIADFVGDSLGLSQQAAKHDADVIVFCGVDFMAESAAILSPDKTVLMPELSSQCPMAAMITPEELVKIKNEYPGAAVVTYVNTSAAVKAESDICCTSSNAVQIVNSLDEDVVIFTPDKNLALYAARYTDKTIIPWDGYCPTHHQILSGDVLLLKEQHPDAEIIVHPECKPDVIDIADAVLSTGGMVDHVKESRYKEFIIGTEVGMLHRLRKDNPDKIFYPVSEYAVCPNMKMNSLENIITALEENKHVVTVPAHVRMKAKKALDRMLEAGRGD
- a CDS encoding geranylgeranylglycerol-phosphate geranylgeranyltransferase, producing MPSNSFRTFVELIRWANCAMAGIAALVGTLIAFLALPDSMQVQLVYEPVLVFSVVFLITGAGNAINDYFDHEIDRINRPSRPIPSGRVNRKTALYFSLLLFGIGIVLSYWLGPVCLLLAGFNSLMLFLYASTLKRMALAGNIVVGYLTGSTFLFGGALEIFDGTGIQSTMILFLLAVLATMAREIVKDIQDIEGDSRAKARTLPIVIGKMKASRLAAVLGITGIVLSPMPLVFNVNNAFGASYMAVIFVADILFLVSINEILLRDNAEKASKLLKMAMFVALIAFIVGTVI
- a CDS encoding histone family protein, with translation MNDKLLPTAAVERVIRAAGAHRVSATASEELAKLLEEYGIEIATRANRLAIHAKRTTVKGEDILEALEQME
- the thiL gene encoding thiamine-phosphate kinase — translated: MTVINKFRERDIISLITELLEAKSKTGSIHRPVVGPGNDDCAVIDIGDSGLLVATTDMLHKKADFPLGMTPYQMGWMSIAVNLSDIAAMGARPIGIMTALGLPSGLEVNFVKELVSGMSDCACRYGTQIIGGDVDRHDELTIVGSALGMVDAGQLVMRKGAKPGDLVCVTGELGTAGAALEALQQGRELDPEVLEKFYMPVPRIAEGMALAGSGCLTSMMDISDGLALSVHDLAAASGVGFHIKASDIPVHRSVRYMAPVGDMVVNDKVVDDKVVEVIGDMVIENKVIDDKVFEWSVYTGGDFELLFTLNTDCLEKAEKVAQFRVIGKVTASSITIEHNGHIADMEPRGFQQFGDKV